In a genomic window of Poecilia reticulata strain Guanapo linkage group LG22, Guppy_female_1.0+MT, whole genome shotgun sequence:
- the LOC103458372 gene encoding otoferlin isoform X2 has translation MKRSKHRGQKEDKGGDEPAILETENMDRNGMLMGGPDPDTISLASVTAVTTNVSNKRSKPDIKMEPSSGRPMDYQVSVTVIEARQLVGLNMDPMVCVEIGEEKKYTSMKESTNCPYYNEYFVFDFHIPPDVMFDKILKVSVIHSKNLLRSGTLVGSFKMDVGTVYFQPEHQFYHKWALLSDPDDITAGCKGYVKCDIAVVAKGDTIKTPHKANESEDDDIEGNLLLPEGVPAERQWARYYLKIYRAEGLPRMNTSIMANVKKAFIGENKDLVDPYVQVLFAGQKGKTSVQKSCYEPIWNEQIVFTEMFPPLCKRMKIQIRDSDKVNDVAMGTHFLDLKKISNDGDKGFLPTMGPAWVNMYGSTRTYTLMDEYQELNEGLGEGVSFRARLLISLGVEILDPSSPDITSSTEVQVEGVPNISETATGKVEDFFLFGSFLEATMIDRKIGDKPISFEVTIGYYGNENDGVIQPKTKGKKGGGDGAEEETELIHNSSEEEMDDDGDLTSVSTTPPMKPVITDRNYFHLPYFERKPCIYIKSWWQDQRRRLYNSNIIDNIANKLEDGLNDVQEIIKTEKTYPERRLRGVLEELSQGCSQFIALANKDHNQSGRTKLDRERLKLCLSEVEAIGQQAKTMRTQVKKSTVRDKLKLAQNFHTKLRFLADEPQHSVPDVFIWMISNGKRIAYARVPSKDILFSGVDEERGKDCGKVKTIFLRIPGKKGFGPAGWTVQSKLEIYLWLGLSRQRKDYLSGLPNGFEENKLSKGPGMPCSPPISLTYMMKQIFQLRVHMYQARSLFAADSTGLSDPFARVFFSTQSQVTEVLAETLCPTWDQLLVFENVELFGEAYELRDDPPIIVIELYDQDTGKADFMGRTFAKPLVKMADEHYGPPRFPPQLEYYQIYRGNGAAGEMLAAFELLQIGPNGKADLPPIDGPTDMDRGPILPVPLGIRPVLSKYRIEVLFWGLRDLKRVNLAQVDRPRVDIECAGKGIQSALIPNYKKNPNFSTLVKWFEVDLPENELLHPPLNIRVVDCRAFGRYTLVGSNAVASLRKFIYRGSDKQANNWSTTEEIIVVSMETEPAFKKMDTVVKLDSGSEAVIKVEDDDKDEKGKKKKRKKGDEPEEEELDESMLDWWSKYFASIETLTEALRAQEAALSDSEEKEDMDIADGGGDDAPVKAPKRGKGKKDKKRAVVDPFEKKKPKLDELKVYPKELESEFDNFEDWLHTFYLFRGKGGDDDDQNVTDEDRIVGKFKGSLCMYKVSDDLPRDMSFDSNLGMFQNIPNNDPVNVLVRIYVVRATDLHPADINGKADPYIAIKLGKTEIKDKENYISKQLNPLFGKSFDVEATFPMDSTLTVSIYDWDLVGTDDLIGETKVDLENRFYSKHRATCGISCSYAIHGYNVWRDPMKPTHVLAKLCKEGKLDGPHYGPGGRVKVENRVFMAPTEIEDENGLKKQTDEHLALTVLRHWDKIPKAGCKLVPEHVETRPLLHPDKPGIEQGRIEMFVDLFPKDKTAPGPALDISPRKPKKFELRVIVWNTDEVVLEDDDIFTGEKSSDIFVRGWLKGQQEDKQDTDVHYHSITGEGNFNWRFIYPFDYLVAEEKIVISKKESMFAWDETEYKIPPRLNLQVWDADHFSADDFLGAIELDLNRFPRGAKTAKQCTIEMVTNEGEMPLVSIFKQKRIKGWWPFVARNEEDDEFELTGKVEAELHLLTGEEAEKSPAGDGRNEPDPLEKPNRPDVALLWFLIPLKAAKHLVCDQYRWLTIKIVTALLLLAILGLFLYNMPGYMVKKMLGA, from the exons ATGAAGCGCAGTAAGCACCGCGGACAAAAGGAGGACAAAGGCGGAG ATGAGCCAGCCATTTTGGAGACAGAGAACATGGATCGTAATGGGATGTTAATGGGAGGTCCGGATCCCGACACCATCTCTTTGGCCTCCGTCACAGCCGTCACCACCAATGTTTCGAATAAAAG ATCGAAGCCGGACATCAAGATGGAGCCCAGCTCTGGACGACCCATGGATTACCAG GTCAGTGTGACGGTGATTGAAGCCAGGCAGCTGGTCGGCCTGAACATGGACCCCATGGTCTGTGTGGAGATCGGAGAAGAGAAAAAGTACACCTCCATGAAGGAGTCGACCAACTGCCCTTACTACAACGAA TACTTTGTGTTTGACTTCCACATCCCACCAGATGTCATGTTCGACAAAATCCTGAAAGTGTCC GTGATCCACTCCAAAAATCTTCTGCGAAGTGGAACGCTGGTTGGGTCTTTTAAAATGGATGTTGGCACAGTCTACTTCCAGCCAG AACATCAGTTTTACCACAAATGGGCCTTGTTGTCCGACCCTGACGACATCACAGCAGGCTGCAAAGGCTACGTTAAATGTGACATCGCCGTTGTGGCTAAAGGAGACACCATTAAAACTCCACACAAGGCCAATGAGTCCGAAGACGACGACATAGAGGG GAATCTGCTGCTACCTGAGGGCGTTCCTGCAGAGCGACAGTGGGCTCGTTACTACCTGAAGATCTACAGAGCAGAGGGACTCCCCAGAATGAACACCAGCATCATGGCCAACGTCAAAAAGGCGTTTATAGGAGAAAATAAAGACCTGGTCGATCCCTACGTCCAAGTGCTCTTTGCGGGGCAGAAG GGCAAGACGTCGGTACAGAAGAGCTGCTATGAGCCCATCTGGAATGAGCAGATTGTTTTCACGGAGATGTTTCCTCCCCTCTGCAAGCGCATGAAGATCCAGATCCGGGACTCGGATAAAGTGAACGATGTGGCCATGGGAACACACTTCTTAGATCTGAAGAAGATTTCCAATGATGGGGACAAAG GCTTCCTCCCCACGATGGGGCCCGCCTGGGTGAACATGTACGGCTCCACCCGCACCTACACCCTGATGGACGAGTACCAGGAGCTGAACGAGGGGCTCGGAGAAGGCGTGTCTTTCAGGGCCCGACTTCTCATCAGCCTGGGCGTGGAGATCCTGGACCCGTCCTCGCCTGACATCACCAGCTCCACCGAGGTCCAGGTGGAGGGAGTGCCCAACATCTCGGAG ACTGCTACTGGGAAGGTGGAGGATTTCTTCCTTTTTGGGTCTTTCCTGGAAGCCACAATGATTGACAGAAAGATCGGCGACAAGCCAATCAGCTTTGAGGTCACAATAG GTTACTACGGAAACGAGAATGACGGCGTCATCCAACCCAAAACGAAGGGGAAGAAGGGCGGCGGCGACGGTGCTGAAGAGGAAACCGAGCTGATACACAACTCCAGCGAGGAGGAGATGGACGACGACGGAGACCTGACTTCAGTGTCCACCACTCCACCCATGAAACCCGTCATCACTGACCG GAACTATTTCCATCTGCCCTATTTTGAGAGGAAGCCATGCATTTACATCAAAAGTTGGTGGCAGGACCAGAGAAGACGGCTGTACAACTCCAACATCATCGACAACATTGCGAACAAACTG GAGGATGGACTGAATGACGTGCAGGAGATCATCAAAACAGAGAAGACCTATCCTGAACGAAGGCTGAGAGGCGTTCTGGAGGAACTCAGCCAAGGATGCAG TCAATTTATTGCTCTGGCAAACAAGGACCACAATCAGTCTGGCAGAACCAAACtggacagagagagactgaaGCTTTGCTTGTCAGAAGTG GAGGCCATTGGTCAACAAGCGAAGACGATGAGGACACAAGTGAAGAAGAGCACAGTCAGGGATAAACTCAAGCTGGCTCAAAACTTCCACACAAAGCTTCGCTTCCTCGCCGATGAG CCCCAGCACAGCGTTCCTGATGTTTTCATCTGGATGATAAGCAACGGGAAGCGCATCGCTTACGCCCGGGTTCCTTCCAAAGACATCCTGTTCTCAGGTGTAGACGAGGAAAGAGGGAAAGATTGTGGCAAGGTCAAAACTATTTTCCTCAGG ATCCCTGGTAAAAAAGGTTTCGGACCTGCTGGTTGGACGGTTCAGTCCAAATTGGAGATTTATCTGTGGCTGGGTCTGAGCAGGCAGCGCAAAGACTACCTGAGCGGCCTGCCCAACGGGTTTGAGGAAAACAAGCTGTCCAAGGGGCCCGGCATGCCTTGCTCACCACCCATCAGCCTTACCTACATGA TGAAGCAAATCTTCCAGCTGAGGGTCCACATGTACCAGGCCCGCAGCCTGTTTGCTGCTGACAGCACAGGTCTGTCTGATCCCTTCGCAAGAGTTTTCTTCTCAACCCAAAGCCAAGTCACAGAA GTGCTGGCTGAGACCCTCTGCCCCACATGGGACCAGCTGCTGGTGTTTGAGAACGTGGAGTTGTTTGGAGAGGCCTATGAGCTGAGGGACGATCCACCCATTATTGTCATTGAACTTTATGACCAGGACACA GGTAAAGCTGACTTCATGGGCAGGACGTTTGCTAAGCCTTTGGTCAAGATGGCGGATGAGCACTATGGGCCGCCACGTTTCCCTCCCCAGCTGGAGTATTATCAGATCTACCGCGGGAACGGAGCCGCTGGAGAGATGCTGGCAGCCTTTGAGCTTCTCCAG ATTGGCCCCAATGGAAAAGCGGACCTTCCTCCCATAGACGGCCCTACGGATATGGACCGCGGCCCCATCCTGCCTGTGCCTCTGGGGATTAGGCCAGTGCTCAGCAAGTACAGGATTGAG GTTTTGTTCTGGGGCTTGAGGGACTTGAAGAGGGTGAACCTGGCCCAGGTGGATCGGCCTCGTGTGGACATTGAGTGCGCAGGGAAGGGCATTCAGTCGGCCCTCATCCCCAACTACAAAAAGAACCCCAACTTCAGCACTCTGGTCAAGTGGTTCGAAGTG GATTTGCCAGAGAACGAGCTGCTTCACCCTCCGCTGAACATCCGCGTGGTGGACTGCAGAGCGTTTGGCCGCTACACTTTGGTCGGCTCCAACGCCGTCGCCAGCCTGCGCAAGTTCATCTACAGGGGATCAGACAAGCAGGCCAACAACTGGTCCACTACGG AGGAAATTATCGTGGTGAGCATGGAAACAGAGCCTGCTTTCAAGAAGATGGACACCGTGGTCAAACTGGACTCT GGCTCTGAAGCTGTGATCAAAGTTGAG gaTGACGACAAAGACGAGAAAggtaagaagaagaagaggaagaaggggGACGAACCTGAAGAGGAGGAACTTGATGAGAGCATGTTGGACTGGTGGTCCAAATATTTTGCCTCAATTGAAACTTTAACTGAG GCTCTCAGGGCTCAGGAGGCAGCTCTCTCAGATtcagaagaaaaggaagacaTGGACATCGCTGATGGtggag GTGACGACGCTCCAGTGAAAGCCCCcaagagaggaaaaggaaagaaggacaAGAAAAGGGCAGTCGTGGATccgtttgaaaagaaaaagccaaagTTGGATGAGCTGAAG GTGTATCCAAAGGAACTGGAAAGTGAATTTGACAACTTTGAGGACTGGCTCCACACCTTTTACCTGTTCAGAGGGAAGGGCGGCGACGACGACGACCAAAATGTGACGGACGAGGACAGGATTGTTGGAAAGTTCAAA GGTTCGCTGTGCATGTACAAAGTGTCGGATGATTTGCCCAGAGACATGAGCTTCGACTCCAACTTAGGAATGTTCCAGAACATCCCCAACAACGACCCCGTTAACGTCCTGGTCCGCATTTATGTCGTCAGG GCGACAGATCTGCATCCAGCGGACATAAACGGGAAAGCTGACCCCTACATCGCGATCAAGCTGGGGAAAACAGAGATCAAAGACAAGGAGAACtatatttccaaacagctgaaCCCTTTGTTCGGCAA ATCCTTCGACGTGGAGGCCACGTTCCCCATGGATTCCACCCTGACGGTGTCGATCTATGACTGGGACCTTGTGGGAACCGATGATCTGATTGGAGAAACGAAGGTCGACCTGGAGAATCGCTTCTACAGCAAACACAGAGCCACGTGTGGGATTTCATGCAGCTACGCCAT CCATGGTTACAACGTGTGGCGAGACCCCATGAAACCCACACACGTCCTGGCTAAGCTGTGTAAGGAAGGCAAGCTGGACGGCCCACACTACGGCCCCGGAGGACGGGTGAAGGTGGAGAACCGGGTCTTCATGGCGCCGACTGAGATCGAGGATGAAAACG GCTTAAAGAAGCAGACGGACGAGCACCTTGCTCTGACTGTGCTGAGGCATTGGGACAAGATTCCCAAAGCCGGCTGCAAATTGGTCCCAGAGCACGTGGAAACCAGACCGCTGCTCCATCCGGACAAACCGGGAATCGAACAA GGAAGAATCGAGATGTTTGTGGATCTGTTCCCCAAGGACAAGACGGCGCCCGGTCCCGCTTTGGACATTTCACCACGGAAGCCAAAGAA GTTTGAACTGAGGGTCATCGTCTGGAACACAGACGAGGTGGTTTTAGAGGACGACGACATCTTCACGGGCGAGAAGTCAAGTGACATCTTTGTGCGagg ATGGCTGAAGGGACAGCAGGAGGACAAGCAGGACACCGACGTCCACTACCACTCCATCACCGGGGAGGGGAACTTCAACTGGCGCTTCATCTACCCTTTCGACTACCTGGTGGCCGAGGAGAAGATAGTCATCTCCAAGAAGGAGTCCATGTTTGCCTGGGATGAGACCGAGTACAAGATCCCGCCTCGACTTAACCTCCAAGTGTGGGACGCCGATCACTTCTCTGCCGACGATTTTCTgg GTGCGATCGAGCTGGACCTGAACCGCTTCCCACGTGGCGCCAAGACGGCCAAGCAGTGCACCATCGAAATGGTGACGAACGAAGGGGAGATGCCGCTGGTCTCCATCTTCAAGCAGAAGAGGATCAAAGGCTGGTGGCCGTTTGTCGCCAGGAATGAAGAAGACGACGAGTTTGAACTGACG GGTAAGGTGGAAGCTGAGCTGCACCTTCTCACAGGGGAGGAAGCTGAGAAAAGCCCAGCTGGAGACGGGCGCAACGAGCCGGATCCTCTGGAGAAACCCAA CCGCCCAGACGTTGCCCTCCTCTGGTTCCTTATCCCGCTCAAAGCAGCGAAGCACCTGGTGTGTGACCAGTACAGGTGGCTGACCATCAAGATCGTCACGGCGCTCCTGCTGCTGGCCATCCTGGGCCTTTTCCTCTACAACATGCCCGGATACATGGTGAAAAAAATGCTGGGCGCTTGA
- the LOC103458372 gene encoding otoferlin isoform X1 → MKRSKHRGQKEDKGGDEPAILETENMDRNGMLMGGPDPDTISLASVTAVTTNVSNKRSKPDIKMEPSSGRPMDYQVSVTVIEARQLVGLNMDPMVCVEIGEEKKYTSMKESTNCPYYNEYFVFDFHIPPDVMFDKILKVSVIHSKNLLRSGTLVGSFKMDVGTVYFQPEHQFYHKWALLSDPDDITAGCKGYVKCDIAVVAKGDTIKTPHKANESEDDDIEGNLLLPEGVPAERQWARYYLKIYRAEGLPRMNTSIMANVKKAFIGENKDLVDPYVQVLFAGQKGKTSVQKSCYEPIWNEQIVFTEMFPPLCKRMKIQIRDSDKVNDVAMGTHFLDLKKISNDGDKGFLPTMGPAWVNMYGSTRTYTLMDEYQELNEGLGEGVSFRARLLISLGVEILDPSSPDITSSTEVQVEGVPNISETATGKVEDFFLFGSFLEATMIDRKIGDKPISFEVTIGYYGNENDGVIQPKTKGKKGGGDGAEEETELIHNSSEEEMDDDGDLTSVSTTPPMKPVITDRNYFHLPYFERKPCIYIKSWWQDQRRRLYNSNIIDNIANKLEDGLNDVQEIIKTEKTYPERRLRGVLEELSQGCSQFIALANKDHNQSGRTKLDRERLKLCLSEVEAIGQQAKTMRTQVKKSTVRDKLKLAQNFHTKLRFLADEPQHSVPDVFIWMISNGKRIAYARVPSKDILFSGVDEERGKDCGKVKTIFLRIPGKKGFGPAGWTVQSKLEIYLWLGLSRQRKDYLSGLPNGFEENKLSKGPGMPCSPPISLTYMMKQIFQLRVHMYQARSLFAADSTGLSDPFARVFFSTQSQVTEVLAETLCPTWDQLLVFENVELFGEAYELRDDPPIIVIELYDQDTVGKADFMGRTFAKPLVKMADEHYGPPRFPPQLEYYQIYRGNGAAGEMLAAFELLQIGPNGKADLPPIDGPTDMDRGPILPVPLGIRPVLSKYRIEVLFWGLRDLKRVNLAQVDRPRVDIECAGKGIQSALIPNYKKNPNFSTLVKWFEVDLPENELLHPPLNIRVVDCRAFGRYTLVGSNAVASLRKFIYRGSDKQANNWSTTEEIIVVSMETEPAFKKMDTVVKLDSGSEAVIKVEDDDKDEKGKKKKRKKGDEPEEEELDESMLDWWSKYFASIETLTEALRAQEAALSDSEEKEDMDIADGGGDDAPVKAPKRGKGKKDKKRAVVDPFEKKKPKLDELKVYPKELESEFDNFEDWLHTFYLFRGKGGDDDDQNVTDEDRIVGKFKGSLCMYKVSDDLPRDMSFDSNLGMFQNIPNNDPVNVLVRIYVVRATDLHPADINGKADPYIAIKLGKTEIKDKENYISKQLNPLFGKSFDVEATFPMDSTLTVSIYDWDLVGTDDLIGETKVDLENRFYSKHRATCGISCSYAIHGYNVWRDPMKPTHVLAKLCKEGKLDGPHYGPGGRVKVENRVFMAPTEIEDENGLKKQTDEHLALTVLRHWDKIPKAGCKLVPEHVETRPLLHPDKPGIEQGRIEMFVDLFPKDKTAPGPALDISPRKPKKFELRVIVWNTDEVVLEDDDIFTGEKSSDIFVRGWLKGQQEDKQDTDVHYHSITGEGNFNWRFIYPFDYLVAEEKIVISKKESMFAWDETEYKIPPRLNLQVWDADHFSADDFLGAIELDLNRFPRGAKTAKQCTIEMVTNEGEMPLVSIFKQKRIKGWWPFVARNEEDDEFELTGKVEAELHLLTGEEAEKSPAGDGRNEPDPLEKPNRPDVALLWFLIPLKAAKHLVCDQYRWLTIKIVTALLLLAILGLFLYNMPGYMVKKMLGA, encoded by the exons ATGAAGCGCAGTAAGCACCGCGGACAAAAGGAGGACAAAGGCGGAG ATGAGCCAGCCATTTTGGAGACAGAGAACATGGATCGTAATGGGATGTTAATGGGAGGTCCGGATCCCGACACCATCTCTTTGGCCTCCGTCACAGCCGTCACCACCAATGTTTCGAATAAAAG ATCGAAGCCGGACATCAAGATGGAGCCCAGCTCTGGACGACCCATGGATTACCAG GTCAGTGTGACGGTGATTGAAGCCAGGCAGCTGGTCGGCCTGAACATGGACCCCATGGTCTGTGTGGAGATCGGAGAAGAGAAAAAGTACACCTCCATGAAGGAGTCGACCAACTGCCCTTACTACAACGAA TACTTTGTGTTTGACTTCCACATCCCACCAGATGTCATGTTCGACAAAATCCTGAAAGTGTCC GTGATCCACTCCAAAAATCTTCTGCGAAGTGGAACGCTGGTTGGGTCTTTTAAAATGGATGTTGGCACAGTCTACTTCCAGCCAG AACATCAGTTTTACCACAAATGGGCCTTGTTGTCCGACCCTGACGACATCACAGCAGGCTGCAAAGGCTACGTTAAATGTGACATCGCCGTTGTGGCTAAAGGAGACACCATTAAAACTCCACACAAGGCCAATGAGTCCGAAGACGACGACATAGAGGG GAATCTGCTGCTACCTGAGGGCGTTCCTGCAGAGCGACAGTGGGCTCGTTACTACCTGAAGATCTACAGAGCAGAGGGACTCCCCAGAATGAACACCAGCATCATGGCCAACGTCAAAAAGGCGTTTATAGGAGAAAATAAAGACCTGGTCGATCCCTACGTCCAAGTGCTCTTTGCGGGGCAGAAG GGCAAGACGTCGGTACAGAAGAGCTGCTATGAGCCCATCTGGAATGAGCAGATTGTTTTCACGGAGATGTTTCCTCCCCTCTGCAAGCGCATGAAGATCCAGATCCGGGACTCGGATAAAGTGAACGATGTGGCCATGGGAACACACTTCTTAGATCTGAAGAAGATTTCCAATGATGGGGACAAAG GCTTCCTCCCCACGATGGGGCCCGCCTGGGTGAACATGTACGGCTCCACCCGCACCTACACCCTGATGGACGAGTACCAGGAGCTGAACGAGGGGCTCGGAGAAGGCGTGTCTTTCAGGGCCCGACTTCTCATCAGCCTGGGCGTGGAGATCCTGGACCCGTCCTCGCCTGACATCACCAGCTCCACCGAGGTCCAGGTGGAGGGAGTGCCCAACATCTCGGAG ACTGCTACTGGGAAGGTGGAGGATTTCTTCCTTTTTGGGTCTTTCCTGGAAGCCACAATGATTGACAGAAAGATCGGCGACAAGCCAATCAGCTTTGAGGTCACAATAG GTTACTACGGAAACGAGAATGACGGCGTCATCCAACCCAAAACGAAGGGGAAGAAGGGCGGCGGCGACGGTGCTGAAGAGGAAACCGAGCTGATACACAACTCCAGCGAGGAGGAGATGGACGACGACGGAGACCTGACTTCAGTGTCCACCACTCCACCCATGAAACCCGTCATCACTGACCG GAACTATTTCCATCTGCCCTATTTTGAGAGGAAGCCATGCATTTACATCAAAAGTTGGTGGCAGGACCAGAGAAGACGGCTGTACAACTCCAACATCATCGACAACATTGCGAACAAACTG GAGGATGGACTGAATGACGTGCAGGAGATCATCAAAACAGAGAAGACCTATCCTGAACGAAGGCTGAGAGGCGTTCTGGAGGAACTCAGCCAAGGATGCAG TCAATTTATTGCTCTGGCAAACAAGGACCACAATCAGTCTGGCAGAACCAAACtggacagagagagactgaaGCTTTGCTTGTCAGAAGTG GAGGCCATTGGTCAACAAGCGAAGACGATGAGGACACAAGTGAAGAAGAGCACAGTCAGGGATAAACTCAAGCTGGCTCAAAACTTCCACACAAAGCTTCGCTTCCTCGCCGATGAG CCCCAGCACAGCGTTCCTGATGTTTTCATCTGGATGATAAGCAACGGGAAGCGCATCGCTTACGCCCGGGTTCCTTCCAAAGACATCCTGTTCTCAGGTGTAGACGAGGAAAGAGGGAAAGATTGTGGCAAGGTCAAAACTATTTTCCTCAGG ATCCCTGGTAAAAAAGGTTTCGGACCTGCTGGTTGGACGGTTCAGTCCAAATTGGAGATTTATCTGTGGCTGGGTCTGAGCAGGCAGCGCAAAGACTACCTGAGCGGCCTGCCCAACGGGTTTGAGGAAAACAAGCTGTCCAAGGGGCCCGGCATGCCTTGCTCACCACCCATCAGCCTTACCTACATGA TGAAGCAAATCTTCCAGCTGAGGGTCCACATGTACCAGGCCCGCAGCCTGTTTGCTGCTGACAGCACAGGTCTGTCTGATCCCTTCGCAAGAGTTTTCTTCTCAACCCAAAGCCAAGTCACAGAA GTGCTGGCTGAGACCCTCTGCCCCACATGGGACCAGCTGCTGGTGTTTGAGAACGTGGAGTTGTTTGGAGAGGCCTATGAGCTGAGGGACGATCCACCCATTATTGTCATTGAACTTTATGACCAGGACACAGTG GGTAAAGCTGACTTCATGGGCAGGACGTTTGCTAAGCCTTTGGTCAAGATGGCGGATGAGCACTATGGGCCGCCACGTTTCCCTCCCCAGCTGGAGTATTATCAGATCTACCGCGGGAACGGAGCCGCTGGAGAGATGCTGGCAGCCTTTGAGCTTCTCCAG ATTGGCCCCAATGGAAAAGCGGACCTTCCTCCCATAGACGGCCCTACGGATATGGACCGCGGCCCCATCCTGCCTGTGCCTCTGGGGATTAGGCCAGTGCTCAGCAAGTACAGGATTGAG GTTTTGTTCTGGGGCTTGAGGGACTTGAAGAGGGTGAACCTGGCCCAGGTGGATCGGCCTCGTGTGGACATTGAGTGCGCAGGGAAGGGCATTCAGTCGGCCCTCATCCCCAACTACAAAAAGAACCCCAACTTCAGCACTCTGGTCAAGTGGTTCGAAGTG GATTTGCCAGAGAACGAGCTGCTTCACCCTCCGCTGAACATCCGCGTGGTGGACTGCAGAGCGTTTGGCCGCTACACTTTGGTCGGCTCCAACGCCGTCGCCAGCCTGCGCAAGTTCATCTACAGGGGATCAGACAAGCAGGCCAACAACTGGTCCACTACGG AGGAAATTATCGTGGTGAGCATGGAAACAGAGCCTGCTTTCAAGAAGATGGACACCGTGGTCAAACTGGACTCT GGCTCTGAAGCTGTGATCAAAGTTGAG gaTGACGACAAAGACGAGAAAggtaagaagaagaagaggaagaaggggGACGAACCTGAAGAGGAGGAACTTGATGAGAGCATGTTGGACTGGTGGTCCAAATATTTTGCCTCAATTGAAACTTTAACTGAG GCTCTCAGGGCTCAGGAGGCAGCTCTCTCAGATtcagaagaaaaggaagacaTGGACATCGCTGATGGtggag GTGACGACGCTCCAGTGAAAGCCCCcaagagaggaaaaggaaagaaggacaAGAAAAGGGCAGTCGTGGATccgtttgaaaagaaaaagccaaagTTGGATGAGCTGAAG GTGTATCCAAAGGAACTGGAAAGTGAATTTGACAACTTTGAGGACTGGCTCCACACCTTTTACCTGTTCAGAGGGAAGGGCGGCGACGACGACGACCAAAATGTGACGGACGAGGACAGGATTGTTGGAAAGTTCAAA GGTTCGCTGTGCATGTACAAAGTGTCGGATGATTTGCCCAGAGACATGAGCTTCGACTCCAACTTAGGAATGTTCCAGAACATCCCCAACAACGACCCCGTTAACGTCCTGGTCCGCATTTATGTCGTCAGG GCGACAGATCTGCATCCAGCGGACATAAACGGGAAAGCTGACCCCTACATCGCGATCAAGCTGGGGAAAACAGAGATCAAAGACAAGGAGAACtatatttccaaacagctgaaCCCTTTGTTCGGCAA ATCCTTCGACGTGGAGGCCACGTTCCCCATGGATTCCACCCTGACGGTGTCGATCTATGACTGGGACCTTGTGGGAACCGATGATCTGATTGGAGAAACGAAGGTCGACCTGGAGAATCGCTTCTACAGCAAACACAGAGCCACGTGTGGGATTTCATGCAGCTACGCCAT CCATGGTTACAACGTGTGGCGAGACCCCATGAAACCCACACACGTCCTGGCTAAGCTGTGTAAGGAAGGCAAGCTGGACGGCCCACACTACGGCCCCGGAGGACGGGTGAAGGTGGAGAACCGGGTCTTCATGGCGCCGACTGAGATCGAGGATGAAAACG GCTTAAAGAAGCAGACGGACGAGCACCTTGCTCTGACTGTGCTGAGGCATTGGGACAAGATTCCCAAAGCCGGCTGCAAATTGGTCCCAGAGCACGTGGAAACCAGACCGCTGCTCCATCCGGACAAACCGGGAATCGAACAA GGAAGAATCGAGATGTTTGTGGATCTGTTCCCCAAGGACAAGACGGCGCCCGGTCCCGCTTTGGACATTTCACCACGGAAGCCAAAGAA GTTTGAACTGAGGGTCATCGTCTGGAACACAGACGAGGTGGTTTTAGAGGACGACGACATCTTCACGGGCGAGAAGTCAAGTGACATCTTTGTGCGagg ATGGCTGAAGGGACAGCAGGAGGACAAGCAGGACACCGACGTCCACTACCACTCCATCACCGGGGAGGGGAACTTCAACTGGCGCTTCATCTACCCTTTCGACTACCTGGTGGCCGAGGAGAAGATAGTCATCTCCAAGAAGGAGTCCATGTTTGCCTGGGATGAGACCGAGTACAAGATCCCGCCTCGACTTAACCTCCAAGTGTGGGACGCCGATCACTTCTCTGCCGACGATTTTCTgg GTGCGATCGAGCTGGACCTGAACCGCTTCCCACGTGGCGCCAAGACGGCCAAGCAGTGCACCATCGAAATGGTGACGAACGAAGGGGAGATGCCGCTGGTCTCCATCTTCAAGCAGAAGAGGATCAAAGGCTGGTGGCCGTTTGTCGCCAGGAATGAAGAAGACGACGAGTTTGAACTGACG GGTAAGGTGGAAGCTGAGCTGCACCTTCTCACAGGGGAGGAAGCTGAGAAAAGCCCAGCTGGAGACGGGCGCAACGAGCCGGATCCTCTGGAGAAACCCAA CCGCCCAGACGTTGCCCTCCTCTGGTTCCTTATCCCGCTCAAAGCAGCGAAGCACCTGGTGTGTGACCAGTACAGGTGGCTGACCATCAAGATCGTCACGGCGCTCCTGCTGCTGGCCATCCTGGGCCTTTTCCTCTACAACATGCCCGGATACATGGTGAAAAAAATGCTGGGCGCTTGA